In Myxococcus stipitatus, the following are encoded in one genomic region:
- a CDS encoding cupin domain-containing protein has translation MDVKHLSSFQDFSPEKLRKHNVFQSERFFLDVYCLAPGQAQKPHHHATSDKVYIVLEGRCRFRVGVEEEAHGPGAAVFAPAGAEHGVVNDGPDSARLLVLMTPPPEHA, from the coding sequence ATGGATGTGAAGCACCTGTCGTCCTTCCAGGACTTCTCCCCGGAGAAGCTCCGGAAGCACAACGTCTTTCAGTCCGAGCGCTTCTTCCTCGACGTCTACTGTCTCGCGCCCGGGCAGGCCCAGAAGCCGCACCACCATGCCACCTCGGACAAGGTCTACATCGTCCTGGAGGGCCGCTGCCGCTTCCGCGTCGGCGTGGAGGAGGAGGCCCATGGACCGGGTGCCGCTGTCTTCGCCCCCGCGGGCGCCGAGCATGGTGTCGTCAATGATGGCCCCGACTCCGCCCGACTGCTCGTTCTGATGACCCCGCCCCCGGAGCATGCATGA
- a CDS encoding OsmC family protein, producing MNPQDTTLLAAAVVESQDGYTQAIRTGKHHFQADEPSSLGGADQGPAPYQLLMGSLGACTAITLKMYAARKGWDLSPLTVKLKLFREQDNTERVERVLSCGPAVSEEQRARLLDIAAKTPVTLTLSRALRIETTFAPAST from the coding sequence ATGAATCCTCAGGACACCACGTTGCTCGCGGCGGCCGTCGTCGAGAGCCAGGACGGCTACACCCAGGCGATTCGCACCGGCAAGCACCACTTCCAGGCGGACGAGCCCTCGTCCCTGGGCGGCGCGGACCAGGGCCCCGCGCCCTATCAGCTCCTGATGGGCTCGCTGGGCGCGTGCACCGCCATCACCCTGAAGATGTACGCGGCGCGCAAGGGCTGGGACCTGAGCCCGCTCACGGTGAAGCTCAAGCTCTTCCGCGAGCAGGACAACACGGAGCGCGTGGAGCGAGTCCTCTCCTGCGGCCCCGCCGTGAGCGAGGAGCAGCGCGCGCGGCTGCTCGACATCGCCGCGAAGACGCCCGTGACGCTCACGCTCTCCCGGGCCTTGCGCATCGAGACGACCTTCGCGCCGGCCTCGACGTGA
- a CDS encoding fused MFS/spermidine synthase codes for MKPSSLTWLAFLAGATVMASEMMASRLVAPYFGSSMPVWVALISLVLGGLTVGAHLGGRLADPSGRLEPLRKALCLAALFLAILPFLAQALLPDATTAVMMGRPLEAMGRVTLVVLVAVPPLMALGAVGPFLWKVGGLEDVEVEPERGFSASMLGSLAGALLAAFVVLPWLGTTHAMACFAGALGLAAAKGLAWPWRLAAVGVPVLALLVAGFPSTQKARRAQEVNEPTNPRMSHSYRLSVAIQGTSLHAPGAPP; via the coding sequence ATGAAGCCCTCGTCCTTGACGTGGTTGGCCTTCCTCGCCGGAGCCACGGTGATGGCCTCGGAGATGATGGCTTCCCGCCTGGTGGCTCCCTACTTCGGGAGCAGCATGCCGGTGTGGGTGGCGCTCATCTCCCTGGTGCTGGGCGGGCTGACGGTGGGGGCCCACCTGGGAGGGCGGCTGGCGGACCCGTCCGGACGGCTGGAGCCGCTGCGCAAGGCGCTGTGTCTGGCCGCGTTGTTCCTCGCCATCCTCCCCTTCCTCGCGCAGGCGCTGCTGCCGGATGCCACCACGGCGGTGATGATGGGGCGGCCCCTGGAGGCCATGGGGCGGGTGACGCTCGTGGTGCTCGTGGCGGTGCCGCCCTTGATGGCGCTGGGGGCGGTGGGGCCGTTCCTGTGGAAGGTGGGCGGACTGGAGGACGTGGAGGTGGAGCCGGAGCGAGGCTTCTCCGCGTCGATGCTGGGGAGCCTCGCGGGGGCGTTGCTCGCGGCGTTCGTGGTGCTGCCGTGGCTGGGCACCACCCACGCCATGGCGTGCTTCGCGGGGGCGCTGGGGCTGGCGGCGGCGAAGGGCCTCGCCTGGCCGTGGCGGCTGGCGGCGGTGGGCGTGCCGGTGCTGGCGCTGCTGGTGGCGGGCTTCCCATCGACGCAGAAGGCCCGCCGCGCGCAGGAGGTGAACGAGCCGACCAACCCGCGCATGTCCCATTCCTACCGGCTGAGCGTCGCGATTCAGGGCACATCCCTTCACGCTCCGGGAGCTCCTCCATGA
- the chrA gene encoding chromate efflux transporter, with translation MAHPESSSPSSSSRSAELRELALLFLRLGATAFGGPAAHIAMMEDEVVRRRRWLTRDEFVDLLGAANLIPGPNSTELAIHIGHRRAGWPGLVVAGSCFILPAFFIVAGIAWAYSRFGNVPDVGALLYGVKAVIIAVVLQALWGLLRTVVKTWREGLVGAGVVTAAFLGVNELLLLLLAGLGVLAWRVVEQRGFKSGGPPAGAFVAPWTWVLPLGASAAVPFSQHGLFLFFLKVGSVLYGSGYVLLAFLRSDLVERWGWLTQAQLLDAVAVGQVTPGPVFTTATFIGYVLGGMTGAVVATVGIFLPAFVFVALSGPLVPRLRSSRAAGAFLDGVNVASLALMGVVTWQLGRAALVDGWTAGMAVVSAVLLIRYRVNSAWLVLGGGAMGWLVVEVLSKR, from the coding sequence ATGGCGCATCCGGAGTCCTCGAGCCCCTCTTCTTCCTCCCGCTCCGCCGAACTCCGGGAGCTGGCGCTCCTGTTCCTGCGCCTCGGTGCCACGGCCTTTGGCGGCCCCGCGGCCCACATCGCGATGATGGAGGACGAGGTGGTGCGCCGCCGGCGCTGGCTCACGCGCGACGAGTTCGTGGACCTGCTCGGCGCGGCCAACCTCATCCCCGGGCCCAACTCCACGGAGCTGGCCATCCACATCGGCCATCGGCGCGCGGGGTGGCCGGGCCTGGTGGTCGCGGGCTCCTGCTTCATCCTCCCCGCGTTCTTCATCGTCGCGGGGATTGCCTGGGCCTACTCGCGCTTCGGCAACGTGCCGGACGTGGGCGCGCTGCTGTACGGCGTGAAGGCCGTCATCATCGCCGTGGTGCTGCAGGCCCTGTGGGGACTCTTGCGCACGGTGGTGAAGACCTGGCGCGAGGGACTCGTGGGCGCGGGCGTCGTGACGGCGGCCTTCCTCGGCGTCAACGAGCTGCTTCTGCTGCTGCTCGCGGGCCTGGGCGTGCTCGCGTGGCGCGTCGTCGAACAGCGAGGGTTCAAGTCGGGAGGTCCTCCCGCTGGGGCCTTCGTGGCGCCGTGGACGTGGGTGCTTCCACTGGGCGCGTCGGCGGCGGTGCCCTTCTCGCAGCATGGCCTGTTCCTCTTCTTCTTGAAGGTGGGCTCGGTGCTGTACGGCAGTGGCTATGTGCTGCTGGCGTTCCTGCGCTCGGACCTGGTGGAGCGGTGGGGCTGGCTCACGCAGGCGCAGCTGTTGGACGCGGTGGCGGTGGGGCAGGTGACGCCCGGGCCCGTGTTCACCACGGCCACGTTCATCGGCTACGTGTTGGGCGGGATGACGGGCGCGGTGGTGGCGACGGTGGGCATCTTCCTTCCGGCCTTCGTCTTCGTGGCGCTCAGCGGGCCGCTGGTGCCGCGCCTGCGAAGCTCCCGCGCGGCGGGTGCCTTCCTGGATGGCGTCAACGTGGCCTCGCTCGCGCTGATGGGCGTGGTGACGTGGCAGTTGGGGCGCGCGGCCCTGGTCGATGGGTGGACGGCGGGGATGGCGGTGGTGTCCGCGGTGCTGCTCATCCGATACCGCGTCAACTCCGCCTGGCTCGTGCTGGGCGGAGGCGCCATGGGGTGGCTGGTGGTGGAGGTGCTCAGTAAGCGGTGA
- a CDS encoding translation initiation factor codes for MGKRDKKDEPAAPAAPFHNPFAALAAKREELPAGPSAPIAAPAQKPEPKGPARAVVRMERKGRGGKEVTVVEHLELPEPQREVWLKALKNSLGCGGVVEGDALVLQGDQRERLPSLLEARGVRKVTVG; via the coding sequence ATGGGCAAACGCGACAAGAAGGACGAGCCCGCCGCCCCCGCCGCGCCGTTCCACAACCCCTTCGCCGCGCTCGCGGCGAAGCGGGAGGAGTTGCCGGCGGGGCCGTCCGCGCCCATCGCGGCGCCAGCGCAGAAGCCCGAGCCCAAGGGCCCCGCGCGCGCCGTGGTGCGCATGGAGCGCAAGGGGCGGGGCGGCAAGGAAGTCACCGTGGTGGAGCACCTGGAGCTGCCCGAGCCCCAGCGCGAGGTCTGGCTCAAGGCGCTGAAGAACTCGCTGGGCTGTGGAGGCGTGGTGGAGGGTGATGCCCTCGTGCTCCAGGGCGACCAGCGCGAGCGGCTGCCCTCGTTGTTGGAGGCGCGCGGCGTTCGCAAGGTGACGGTCGGCTGA
- a CDS encoding YgfZ/GcvT domain-containing protein, whose translation MEPLSLHFVHEEAGARFIDVGGREAVASHGNDVDAYRAAREAVALHDASYREVLRITGEDRASFLHGMVTQEVNNLPVGSATYAAMLTAKGAMVADARILKREADLLLDMEPGMGPKVREFLEKYLISEDAELHEATGDHGLLRLLGPRTAEVLAAALAADFLPLAHQATRAATLAGQDVLLVGNTGLEPHGVDVWVPRAALEAVWKALSQAGASRGLQPLGFETLELLRVEAGVPRYGQDMVATTIPLEANLTPAIAYNKGCYIGQEVIARATFRGHMNRKLTGLLLGESAAAPGTELRLGEKKVGWLTSVVRSHAQGQYVALGYVHRDSLEPGTELTLAQGPATAKVAALPFKG comes from the coding sequence ATGGAACCGCTGTCTCTGCATTTTGTTCACGAGGAAGCGGGGGCCCGCTTCATCGACGTGGGCGGCCGGGAAGCCGTGGCCAGCCATGGGAATGACGTGGACGCCTACCGCGCCGCTCGCGAGGCCGTGGCCCTCCACGACGCCTCCTACCGCGAAGTCCTCCGGATAACGGGCGAGGACAGGGCCTCCTTCCTACATGGAATGGTGACCCAGGAGGTGAACAACCTCCCCGTGGGCAGCGCCACGTACGCCGCCATGCTCACCGCCAAGGGCGCCATGGTGGCGGACGCCCGCATCCTCAAGCGGGAGGCGGACCTGCTGCTCGACATGGAGCCCGGGATGGGTCCCAAGGTCCGGGAGTTCCTGGAGAAATACCTCATCTCCGAGGACGCCGAGCTGCACGAGGCGACAGGCGACCACGGCCTCCTCCGGCTGCTGGGGCCTCGGACGGCGGAGGTGCTGGCCGCCGCCCTGGCCGCGGACTTCCTGCCCCTGGCGCACCAGGCCACCCGGGCGGCGACGCTCGCCGGGCAGGACGTGCTCCTCGTGGGAAACACGGGGTTGGAGCCGCACGGCGTCGACGTGTGGGTGCCCAGAGCGGCCCTGGAGGCCGTGTGGAAGGCCCTGAGCCAGGCGGGCGCCAGCCGGGGACTTCAGCCGCTGGGCTTCGAGACGCTGGAACTCCTGCGCGTGGAGGCAGGCGTTCCCCGGTACGGGCAGGACATGGTGGCCACCACCATTCCACTGGAGGCCAACCTCACGCCGGCCATCGCCTACAACAAGGGGTGCTACATCGGGCAGGAGGTCATCGCCCGAGCCACCTTCCGTGGGCACATGAATCGCAAGCTGACGGGGCTCCTGCTGGGTGAGTCCGCCGCCGCGCCGGGCACGGAGCTGCGCCTGGGCGAGAAGAAGGTGGGCTGGCTCACCAGCGTGGTGCGCTCCCACGCGCAGGGGCAGTACGTGGCCCTGGGCTACGTGCACCGGGACTCGCTGGAACCCGGCACGGAGTTGACGCTCGCGCAGGGCCCCGCCACGGCGAAGGTGGCCGCGCTCCCCTTCAAGGGCTGA
- a CDS encoding thioredoxin domain-containing protein, with amino-acid sequence MSSKSSSQKAPAPVSSRAGVAMLVLGLCASALSIFQWSQLLTLRSGGATVCGISETVNCETVWNSPFATRMHELFGIPIAGLGLVWGLVVVGLSGLYLARARVGRPVAQVSQALNLTALAGVVSVPVFAVVSFQSGAVCPTCLATYALVAAIAGVAWKGLPSFSGEWGAALTLAVGTTAAAFLAVLLPGRTLSTPQPQAGALLPPAPEATSSSSLSTPASLEAYLRGLPLEQQQFISNALAMYRNDTPKPAAAPARRRYGPADAPVKIVEWTDSKCPHCKSLVEELAVLKKRVPEGKLSLEARQFPLDGACNPAMQRRGPDAPSVRCVAAKAQICLEGASDYWELREKLFAAQSMLDTERAMEIAASGSVPRGQLEACMASSETAAKLQEDTSYALRYHFTGTPLVVVNGRMAMPSAPFLYALVMADGNPSAPAFDVLPPPRAMPRDDHAGHNH; translated from the coding sequence ATGAGTTCGAAGTCCTCCTCCCAGAAGGCCCCCGCCCCTGTCTCTTCCCGCGCCGGGGTGGCGATGTTGGTGTTGGGGCTCTGCGCGAGCGCGCTGTCCATCTTCCAGTGGAGTCAGTTGCTCACGCTGCGCTCCGGTGGCGCCACCGTCTGCGGCATCTCCGAGACGGTGAACTGCGAGACGGTGTGGAACTCGCCGTTCGCCACGCGGATGCATGAGCTGTTCGGCATTCCCATCGCGGGCCTGGGGCTGGTCTGGGGCCTGGTGGTGGTGGGGCTGTCGGGGCTGTATCTGGCGCGGGCGCGCGTCGGCCGTCCCGTGGCGCAGGTGTCGCAGGCGCTCAACCTGACGGCCCTGGCGGGCGTCGTGTCCGTGCCCGTGTTCGCGGTGGTGAGCTTCCAGTCGGGCGCGGTGTGTCCGACGTGTCTGGCCACCTACGCGCTGGTGGCGGCCATCGCGGGTGTCGCGTGGAAGGGCCTGCCTTCGTTCTCGGGTGAGTGGGGCGCGGCGCTGACGTTGGCGGTGGGCACCACGGCCGCCGCGTTCCTCGCGGTGCTGTTGCCGGGCCGGACCTTGTCCACGCCTCAGCCCCAGGCGGGCGCGCTCCTGCCGCCCGCGCCCGAGGCCACGTCCTCGTCCAGCCTCAGCACACCCGCGTCGCTGGAGGCGTACCTGCGCGGGCTCCCGCTCGAACAGCAGCAGTTCATCTCCAACGCGCTGGCGATGTACCGCAACGACACGCCCAAGCCCGCCGCCGCGCCCGCGCGCCGCCGCTATGGCCCCGCTGACGCGCCGGTGAAGATTGTCGAGTGGACCGACAGCAAGTGCCCCCACTGCAAGTCGTTGGTGGAGGAGTTGGCGGTGCTCAAGAAGCGCGTGCCGGAAGGCAAGCTGTCGCTGGAGGCGCGGCAGTTCCCGCTGGATGGCGCGTGCAACCCGGCGATGCAGCGCCGGGGGCCGGATGCTCCCTCCGTGCGCTGCGTGGCGGCCAAGGCGCAGATCTGCCTGGAGGGCGCGTCGGACTACTGGGAGCTGCGCGAGAAGCTCTTCGCGGCGCAGTCGATGCTGGATACGGAGCGGGCGATGGAGATCGCCGCGTCCGGCTCGGTGCCTCGCGGGCAGTTGGAGGCGTGCATGGCCTCCTCGGAGACGGCGGCGAAGCTGCAGGAGGACACGTCCTATGCGCTGCGCTACCACTTCACCGGCACGCCGCTGGTGGTGGTCAACGGCCGCATGGCGATGCCGTCCGCGCCGTTCCTCTACGCGCTGGTGATGGCGGATGGAAACCCCAGCGCGCCGGCGTTCGACGTGCTGCCGCCGCCGCGCGCCATGCCCCGCGACGACCACGCGGGCCACAACCACTGA
- the maiA gene encoding maleylacetoacetate isomerase, producing the protein MKALRLHSYWRSSASWRVRLGLNLKGLSYEYAAVHLMKDGGQQNSPEYRAVNPMRTVPTLEWTEADGTPLRLSQSIAILEFLEERIPSPALLPKDAYLRARVRMVAEGVNSGIQPLQNLSVLQRIKSELNGDDKAWAAHWNMRGLEALESLVKPTAGRYCVGDAVTLADVCLVPQLYGARRFGVDVSAYPTLLRIEAACAELPAFQAAHPDRQPDAVPA; encoded by the coding sequence ATGAAGGCGCTGCGTCTGCACAGCTACTGGCGCTCCTCCGCGTCGTGGCGGGTGCGCCTGGGATTGAACCTCAAGGGCCTGTCCTACGAGTACGCCGCCGTGCACCTGATGAAGGACGGCGGTCAGCAGAACTCGCCCGAGTACCGCGCCGTCAATCCCATGCGGACGGTGCCCACGCTGGAGTGGACGGAGGCGGACGGCACGCCGCTGCGCCTGTCCCAGTCCATCGCCATCCTCGAGTTCCTCGAGGAGCGCATCCCCTCGCCCGCGCTGCTGCCGAAGGACGCGTACCTGCGCGCCCGCGTGCGGATGGTGGCGGAGGGCGTGAACTCGGGCATCCAGCCCTTGCAGAACCTGTCGGTCCTCCAGCGCATCAAGAGCGAGCTGAACGGCGACGACAAGGCGTGGGCCGCGCACTGGAACATGCGGGGCCTGGAGGCGCTGGAGTCGCTGGTGAAGCCCACGGCGGGGCGCTACTGCGTGGGCGACGCGGTGACGCTCGCGGACGTGTGCCTGGTGCCGCAGCTCTACGGCGCGCGGCGCTTCGGCGTGGACGTGTCGGCGTACCCCACGCTGCTGCGCATCGAGGCGGCGTGCGCGGAGCTCCCCGCGTTCCAGGCGGCGCATCCGGACCGGCAGCCCGACGCGGTTCCGGCCTGA
- a CDS encoding fumarylacetoacetate hydrolase family protein has protein sequence MKLATLKDGTRDGRLIVVKRDNSAYALATNVALTLQAALDDWDTKEPQLRALAAQLEAGTVQSRPLDVKALHAPLPRAYEWIDGSAYINHVILVRKARNAEPPATLKTDPLVYQGGSGDFLAPTADIPLSDEAWGLDFESEVCAILGDTPQGTKAADAAKHVKLLMLANDVSLRNLIPDELAKGFGFFQSKPATAFSPFAVTPDELGSAWREGRIHLRLRSVLNGVQVGDTDAGPEMHFSFFDLIQHLCKTRSYTSGTILGSGTVSNVDRARGISCLAEQRMIETIEEGKPRTPFMKHGDTIDIEMSGEDGQSVFGRISQKVVKGP, from the coding sequence TTGAAGCTCGCGACGCTCAAGGATGGAACCCGTGACGGGCGGCTCATCGTCGTCAAGCGGGACAACTCGGCCTATGCGCTGGCCACCAACGTGGCGCTGACGCTCCAGGCGGCGCTGGATGACTGGGACACGAAGGAGCCGCAGCTGCGCGCGCTCGCCGCTCAGCTCGAGGCGGGCACGGTGCAGAGCCGTCCGCTGGACGTGAAGGCCCTGCACGCGCCGCTGCCGCGCGCCTACGAGTGGATTGATGGCAGCGCCTACATCAACCACGTCATCCTGGTGCGCAAGGCGCGCAACGCGGAGCCGCCGGCCACGCTCAAGACGGACCCGCTCGTGTACCAGGGCGGCTCGGGCGACTTCCTGGCGCCCACCGCGGACATCCCCCTGTCCGACGAGGCGTGGGGCCTGGACTTCGAGAGCGAGGTCTGCGCCATCCTGGGCGACACGCCCCAGGGCACCAAGGCCGCGGACGCCGCCAAGCACGTCAAGCTGCTGATGCTGGCCAACGACGTCTCGCTGCGCAACCTCATCCCGGACGAGCTGGCCAAGGGCTTCGGCTTCTTCCAGAGCAAGCCCGCAACGGCCTTCAGCCCCTTCGCGGTGACGCCCGACGAGTTGGGCTCCGCGTGGCGCGAGGGCCGCATCCACCTGCGGCTGCGCTCGGTGCTCAACGGCGTCCAGGTCGGTGACACCGACGCGGGCCCGGAGATGCACTTCTCCTTCTTCGACCTCATCCAGCACCTGTGCAAGACGCGCAGCTACACGTCGGGCACCATCCTGGGCAGCGGCACCGTGTCCAACGTGGACCGCGCCCGGGGCATCTCGTGCCTCGCCGAGCAGCGGATGATCGAGACGATTGAAGAGGGCAAGCCGCGCACGCCCTTCATGAAGCACGGCGACACCATCGACATCGAGATGTCGGGCGAGGATGGGCAGAGCGTCTTCGGCCGCATCTCCCAGAAGGTGGTGAAGGGGCCATGA